ATCTGGATAGACAGGAACCCCTTCGTACATCAAAGTTGTAGCTCCGGCTGCGAGAGGTCCATAGACTATATAGGTGTGCCCAGTGATCCAGCCAACATCTGCTGTACACCAGTAGGTATCGGTATCTTTGATATCAAATACCCACTCCATAGTGAGCTGCGCCCAAAGGATATATCCGGCTTGTGAGTGCTGTACCCCTTTTGGTTTGCCAGTACTTCCTGAAGTATAGAGCAAAAAGAGTGGATCTTCGCTATCCATGATTTCTGGCTCACACCGTGTTGGCATATCTTTGATGAGCTCATTGTAGTCATAGTCTCTGTGATCATGCCATTTTATCTCTTCGTTGTTTCTTCGTACCACCAAAACAGCTTCAACACTTTCACAGTTCTTTGCAAGAGCCACATCTACAACAGGTTTCAGGAGATATGGCTTGCCTCGTCTGTAGGCTCCATCGGCGGTAATGACTAGTTTTGCCTGGGCATCTTGGATTCTGTCCCTAAGCGCCTCTGCACTGAATCCACCAAAAACAACAGAGTGGATTGCCCCGATTCTCGCACATGCAAGCATCGCAAAAGCGGCTTCCGGAATCATTGGCATATAGATAACGACGCGATCGCCTTTTTTGATACCAAACTTGTTTTTGAGTAGATTTGCAAAGCGGTTTACTTCATAGTAAAGCTCCAAGTAAGTGATGACTCTTTTATCACCCGGTTCACCTTCCCAAATGATTGCTGCTTTGTTTTTTTTGGTTTCCAGGTGTCTGTCGATACACTGCTCGGTGACATTGAGTTTTCCACCTATAAACCATTTGTAAAATGGTGCTTCACTCTCATCGAGAACTTTTGTATAAGGATCACGCCAATTGATTTTCTCTTTTGCCAGTTTGTCCCAAAAACCCTCATAATCACTCTCAGCTTCTTTGACCATCTGCCAATACTGATCCATAGAATTGATGCGGGCTCGTTCCTTGATCCTTGGTGTCGGGTCGAAAACAGGTACTTTATCCATATTGTCTCCTTTTTATAAGTTTAAGATAAATCATTGCACTCATTATAGTGTCATTGAGAGCGTTGTGTGCTTTGAGTTTAGGTAAATTCAAATCTTTAAGTATTGTATCAAACTTCAAATCGATAAACCCTTGCGGTATCGCTTTTTGTTTATAGTCATAATAGAGTCCCGAAACCTCTATCTGTTTATTTGGAAGAGTGAATCCAAAAAACTTTTTGGTATATTTACTTAT
The Nitratiruptor sp. SB155-2 genome window above contains:
- the acs gene encoding acetate--CoA ligase; translated protein: MDKVPVFDPTPRIKERARINSMDQYWQMVKEAESDYEGFWDKLAKEKINWRDPYTKVLDESEAPFYKWFIGGKLNVTEQCIDRHLETKKNKAAIIWEGEPGDKRVITYLELYYEVNRFANLLKNKFGIKKGDRVVIYMPMIPEAAFAMLACARIGAIHSVVFGGFSAEALRDRIQDAQAKLVITADGAYRRGKPYLLKPVVDVALAKNCESVEAVLVVRRNNEEIKWHDHRDYDYNELIKDMPTRCEPEIMDSEDPLFLLYTSGSTGKPKGVQHSQAGYILWAQLTMEWVFDIKDTDTYWCTADVGWITGHTYIVYGPLAAGATTLMYEGVPVYPDAGRWWRMIEEYQVNQFYTAPTAIRLLHKLGADEPDKYDLSSLYILGTVGEPINPDAWMWYFEKVGRGQCPIVDTWWQTETGGHMISPLPGATPIKPGSATFPLPGIFAEIIDTDGNKKEPGEKGYLCITKPWPSMIRTIWGDSERFVKSYFGTCKKDGKPVYFSGDGAIYDEEGYIWITGRMDDVINVSGHRLGTAEIEAAIGHHPRVAECAVVGKPHEVKGESVFAFVVLKDDEGIADEMELIKEINDVITKDIGPLAKCDEIAFVPGLPKTRSGKIMRRILRAIAKGEEIKQDTSTLEDPSVVEKIIQIVNG